A stretch of Lathyrus oleraceus cultivar Zhongwan6 chromosome 6, CAAS_Psat_ZW6_1.0, whole genome shotgun sequence DNA encodes these proteins:
- the LOC127094094 gene encoding uncharacterized protein LOC127094094 → MQQREKETFREYAQRWRKIAAQVVPPMEEKEMTKVFLKTLDTFYYERMIASAPTDFTDMVNMGVRLEEAVREGRLVREGSSSSSGAKRYGGFMKKKEQETNDVSYNHPRRINYPYHSQHQHIAAVTLVITSAPVQVQYPQQRTNHFQQNTQYQQQHQPQQHQHQLQQRPPQQQKRTNFDPIPMSYAELYPALIAKNLVQPRPRPPVPEVLPWWYKPEVSCPFHQNAPGHDLDNCFALKLEVQKLTRAGILTFKNMGPNVKDNPMPSHGPSSVNNIEVCLNEQRVTKIEEIRQSLVEIHSVLCAHGLFQHDHQICGTCSVNSRGCRKIQDDLQGVLDQGLIQISRQVSSPESQEQEGNVIIPCFNIPEKVEIAYHPREPVVICPPGPMPYTSDKAVPYRYAATIIENGKEVEIKTLASVTNIAANSRMTRSGRVFAPPFIPSRNVEKDPVVVVPVTREAEGKTSNSTLDKETDELLRIIKLSDYKVVDQLLQTPSKISILSLLLNSAVHREALLKVLDQAFVEQDITAEQFNNVVGSITSCNGLGFCDEELPEEGKNHNFALHISANCQGDSLSNILIDTGSSLNVMPKSTLLKLKYKGGQMRHSGIIVKAFDGSRKTVIGEVDLPIGIGPHVFQITFQVMDIVPAYSCLLGRPWIHEAGAITSTLHQKLKFVKNGQIVTVNGKQAMLISHLSSFSVIEVDETAVQTPFQALTIDDYKKSEGSIASFKDAQQIVKTGPTEMWGKVIELPENVNHAGLGFVDGKQVQTSVVRPFKDIFHSGGFINMVAVEEDTFEKKTEDEGPRFVTPGY, encoded by the exons ATGCAACAAAGAGAAAAGGAGACATTCCGTGAATACGCGCAAAGGTGGCGCAAAATTGCAGCACAGGTTGTTCCACCtatggaagaaaaggagatgactaaaGTGTTCTTAAAGACTCTTGATACTTTTTACTACGAGAGGATGATTGCAAGCGCTCCTACAGACTTTACTGACATGGTAAACATGGGAGTCCGTTTAGAGGAAGCAGTTCGAGAAGGGCGTCTAGTTAGAGAAGGAAGTTCATCTTCAAGCGGGGCAAAGAGGTACGGCGGTTTTATGAAAAAGAAGGAACAAGAAACTAATGATGTGTCCTATAATCATCCAAGAAGGATCAATTATCCTTACCATTCCCAACACCAACATATAGCAGCCGTGACTCTAGTAATCACTTCCGCTCCAGTTCAAGTCCAATACCCTCAGCAGCGTACCAACCACTTCCAACAGAAtactcagtatcagcaacaacatcaacctcaacaacatcaacatcagtTACAACAACGTCCACCACAGCAACAAAAAAGAAccaattttgatccaattccgatgtcatatgcagaattgtatccagCTTTGATCGCTAAAAACCTTGTGCAACCACGACCACGACCTCCTGTACCAGAAGTGCTACcttggtggtacaagccagaggTATCTTGTCCCTTTCATCAGAATGCTCCAGGTCATGACTTAGACAACTGTTTTGCTTTAAAGTTGGAAGTACAGAAGTTGACAAGAGCAGGTATCCTGACCTTCAAGAACATGGGTCCCAATGTGAAGGACAATCCAATGCCAAGTCATGGTCCTTCATCAGTGAACAATATAGAAGTTTGTCTCAATGAACAACGTGTTACAAAGATAGAGGAGATTCGGCAATCTTTGGTTGAAATTCATTCTGTTTTATGTGCTCATGGTCTATTCCAACATGACCACCAGATCTGTGGTACATGTTCAGTCAATTCAAGAGGTTGTAGAAAGATTCAAGATGATTTGCAAGGCGTCCTTGATCAGGGTTTGATTCAGATTTCTAGACAAGTGAGTTCTCCAGAATCACAAGAACAAGAGGGGAATGTCATCATTCCTTGCTTCAACATTCCAGAGAAAGTAGAGATAGCTTATCATCCGAGGGAGCCAGTGGTGATTTGCCCTCCGGGCCCAATGCCTTACACTTCAGATAAAGCGGTCCCCTACCGCTATGCAGCAACTATTATTGAGAACGGTAAAGAGGTCGAGATTAAAACCTTAGCCTCAGTTACCAATATCGCAGCAAATAGCCGAATGACGCGCAGTGGCCGCGTGTTCGCTCCGCCGTTTATCCCAAGTAGAAATGTTGAGAAAGATCCAGTAGTCGTGGTACCAGTGACAAGAGAAGCAGAAGGGAAAACAAGCAATTCAACCCTTGACAAAGAAACAGATGAACTACTCAGAATTATCAAGCTCAGTGACTACAAAGTGGTAGATCAGTTGCTacagacaccgtcaaaaatctcgaTCCTGTCCTTATTATTGAACTCAGCTGTCCACAGAGAAGCACTACTGAAGGTGCTTGATCAAGCCTTTGTAGAACAGGATATAACAGCAGAGCAGTTCAACAATGTTGTAGGCAGCATCACTTCGTGCAATGGCTTAggcttttgtgatgaagaactgCCAGAAGAAGGAAAGAATCACAACTTCGCTCTCCATATCTCAGCCAATTGTCAAGGGGATTCTTTGTCTAATATCCTAATTGACACTGGTTCATCTCTGAATGTCATGCCCAAGTCTACCTTGTTGAAGCTAAAGTATAAAGGGGGGCAAATGCGGCACAGTGGAATTATTGTGAAAGCGTTCGATGGATCAAGAAAAACAGTCATTGGAGAAGTTGATTTGCCTATTGGTATTGGACCACACGTattccagatcactttccaggttatggacataGTGCCAGCTTATAGCTGTCTGCTCGGAcgcccatggattcatgaggcgggTGCCATTACATCCACgttacaccaaaagttgaagtttgtcaagaatgggcAAATAGTGACGGTTAATGGGAAGCAGGCTATGCTGATTAGCCACCTTTCATCGTTTAGTGTGATAGAAGTAGACGAGACGGCTGTTCAAACTCCATTTCAGGCCCTGACCATCGATGATTACAAGAAAAGTGAAGGTTCAATCGCGTCATTCAAAGACGCCCAGCAGATTGTCAAGACAGGTCCTACAGAAATGTGGGGCAAGGTGATAGAGTTGCCAGAAAACGTTAACCATGCAGGATTAGGCTTTGTTGATGGAAAACAAGTGCAGACTTCAGTGGTGCGACCTTTCAAAGATATCTTTCACAGCGGTGGGTTTATCAACATGGTAGCAGTTGAAGAGGATACTTTTGAGAAAAAGACAGAAGACGAAGGCCCCAGATTTGTGACACCagga TATTGA
- the LOC127091751 gene encoding uncharacterized protein LOC127091751: MDFGQRSVKKYNLINPKIDELKKLVSSIADPIGFRDRYGALISLLTLRMEEGLLQTLIQFYDPVYHCFTFPDYQLMPTLEEYAQLLHIPVADTVPFSGSEKLPEHSSLAKVLYMKKSEFKNNFTTKGGLPGFTAKFLMGKVSYFANQGCDIIVEHLFALLIYGLLLFPNIEGFVDSYAIRIFLSGNPVPTLLGDTYHSIHYRTLKGGGTIVCCIPLLYKWFVSHLPKSATFWDRKSGLQWSQRIMSLTQSDIAWYSRVLDDVKIIDSCGEFPNVPLMGTKGIISYNPVLARRQLGYPMKDKPPNILLEGIFLRDNEEDPTMKERVVRAWHRVCRKGKLELGKKDCTSYEPYLQWIRARAIQLKMPYPHHDPIKPAPLKTPYLPLDDKEELQATLERVEKERDAWKDKAQVLEMENEELQR; this comes from the coding sequence atggattttggacagagaagtgtgaaaaagtacaatctcatcaatccaaagatagatgaactaaagaaactggtttcttcgatcgcagatcctattggtttcagagacagatatggggcacttatatctttattgacacttaggatggaagaagggttattgcagacattaatacagttctatgatccagtctatcactgtttcacattcccagactatcaactcatgcctacattggaagagtatgcccaattgcttcacatcccagttgctgatacagtacctttctctggttcagaaaagttacccgagcacagttctcttgcaaaagtgttgtacatgaagaagtcagaattcaagaataacttcaccaccaaaggaggacttccaggtttcactgccaagttcttaatggggaaggtttcttattttgccaatcaaggttgtgatattattgtggagcatctgttcgccttgttgatctacggtttgttactatttcctaatattgaaggttttgtggattcatatgctatacgcatcttcctaagtggtaatcctgttccaactttgctcggagacacctatcattccatccattaccgtactttgaaaggaggaggaaccatagtctgctgtataccgttactctacaaatggtttgtctctcatcttcctaagtcagctactttttgggatcgcaagtcaggacttcagtggtcacagaggattatgtctcttacccagtcagatattgcatggtatagtagagttttagacgatgtgaagatcattgatagttgcggggagttccccaatgtgcccctcatgggcacaaagggaatcatttcttataatccagtacttgctaggagacaactcggttaccctatgaaggacaagcctcctaacattcttttagaaggtattttcttgagggataacgaggaggaccctaccatgaaagagagagtagtaagagcttggcatcgtgtttgtcgcaaagggaaacttgaattgggtaagaaagattgtacctcctatgagccgtacctccagtggatcagagccagagctatacagttgaaaatgccatacccacatcatgatcctatcaaacccgctccgttgaagaccccctaccttccgctagatgacaaagaagaactccaagccaccttggagagggtcgagaaagagagagacgcttggaaggataaggcccaggtgctcgaaatggaaaatgaagaacttcagagatag